Genomic window (Mycoplasma leachii PG50):
TATTTGTATTCTGATTTTAAAGGTTCTTTAACTTTAACAATCATTTCTTGTTTTCAAACATCTTCTACATTTTTAGTGATTTTCGCTCCTGCTTTTTCATATTCAAGATCACTAAAACCACTACCTAATCCAGCTCCTGATTCAACTAAAACTTCATGATTATTTCTAACTAATTCAACAACTCCCACAGGAGTAATACCAACACGATTTTCATTTTGTTTAATTTCTTTAGGTAATCCTATTTTCATATTATTCTCCTTAATCAAACAAATATATATAATAAAATGTCATACTATTTATGATTGGCATTTACGGTTTTATTTTATCACTACATATAAATCAAATATAAAATTGCAAAAAGCTTATTTATTTTTATAAATATCAATATCTAATTTTTTAAATAAGTTTAAAAAACTTTGAGTATTAAACACATTATATAAAACTATTGCAGAAATTACTGATACTAAATATTGAATAAAATCAGTTATTAAAGATATTAATGCTTTAACATTAGCTTGACTAGTATCACTAGAATTAGAATAATAATTAATTACATAAGCATATAAAACATATAAAAATATAAAGAGTTCAGCAATCATTATATTTAAATAAAATGGTAATTTATAAATTAGTAATTTAATTGAAACAAACATTAAAATATGAATAATAATTGAAATAGGAACATAAAAAGCTGCTCCTGAAACTAAATCAAAAATCATTGCATAAACACAACCAACAACTAGCATCATAGGACCAGGAATAAAAAAAGTCAAACTTAAAAACAACCCATCTGCAACTTGAAACAAACCAGTTCCTGCGATTTGAATCATAGAAGTAGTTAAGGCTATAACTGTTAATAAGCTTGACA
Coding sequences:
- a CDS encoding ECF transporter S component family protein — its product is MSNKKIIINWISYFKSIKYIVLTAVLSSLLTVIALTTSMIQIAGTGLFQVADGLFLSLTFFIPGPMMLVVGCVYAMIFDLVSGAAFYVPISIIIHILMFVSIKLLIYKLPFYLNIMIAELFIFLYVLYAYVINYYSNSSDTSQANVKALISLITDFIQYLVSVISAIVLYNVFNTQSFLNLFKKLDIDIYKNK